A genomic segment from Mus caroli chromosome 17, CAROLI_EIJ_v1.1, whole genome shotgun sequence encodes:
- the Mpig6b gene encoding megakaryocyte and platelet inhibitory receptor G6b isoform X3: protein MALVLPLLPLLLSKVQGNPEVSLEGSPGDRVNLSCIGVSDPTRWAWAPSFPACKGLSKRRRPIILWASTRGTPTVLQHFSGRLRSLDNGIKRLELLLSAGDSGTFFCKGRHENESRTVLQVLGDKAGCRPAGSTHGRSRPDAQGHLICPSHIAPVINAEPQRPLEQESKISGLDYLDQEPSLHYADLDHSVLGRHRRMSTVVSGDASTVYAVVV, encoded by the exons ATGGCCTTGGTTCTGCCGCTGCTGCCTTTGTTGCTCTCAAAGGTCCAAGGGAATCCCGAGG tttctttggAGGGCAGCCCTGGGGACCGGGTGAATCTCTCCTGCATAGGGGTCTCCGACCCCACCCGCTGGGCTTGGGCGCCTAGTTTCCCAGCATGCAAGGGCTTGTCCAAACGGCGCCGTCCTATCATCTTGTGGGCCTCGACGAGAGGGACCCCAACTGTGCTCCAGCACTTCTCTGGCCGCCTGCGTTCCCTGGACAATGGTATCAAGCGGCTAGAGCTGCTGCTGAGCGCCGGGGATTCTGGAACCTTTTTCTGCAAAGGACGCCACGAGAATGAGAGCCGCACAGTGCTTCAAGTGTTAGGGGACAAGGCAGGTTGCCGGCCTGCAGGATCTACCCACGGTAGGTCGAGGCCAGATGCACAGGGGCACTTAATTTG tccctcccacataGCTCCAGTCATAAATGCTGAGCCACAGAGGCCTTTAGAACAGGAGTCCAAGATCTCAGGCCTGGATTACCTGGACCAGGAACCG AGCCTGCACTATGCTGATCTGGACCACTCTGTCCTCGGGAGGCACCGCCGGATGTCCACAGTGGTTTCTGGTGATGCCTCCACTGTCTATGCGGTTGTAGTATAA
- the Mpig6b gene encoding megakaryocyte and platelet inhibitory receptor G6b isoform X1 translates to MALVLPLLPLLLSKVQGNPEVSLEGSPGDRVNLSCIGVSDPTRWAWAPSFPACKGLSKRRRPIILWASTRGTPTVLQHFSGRLRSLDNGIKRLELLLSAGDSGTFFCKGRHENESRTVLQVLGDKAGCRPAGSTHGSEYPKILIPLLGVGLVLGLGVAGLVWRRRRRSPPPPPPPPPRPLPTFAPVINAEPQRPLEQESKISGLDYLDQEPSLHYADLDHSVLGRHRRMSTVVSGDASTVYAVVV, encoded by the exons ATGGCCTTGGTTCTGCCGCTGCTGCCTTTGTTGCTCTCAAAGGTCCAAGGGAATCCCGAGG tttctttggAGGGCAGCCCTGGGGACCGGGTGAATCTCTCCTGCATAGGGGTCTCCGACCCCACCCGCTGGGCTTGGGCGCCTAGTTTCCCAGCATGCAAGGGCTTGTCCAAACGGCGCCGTCCTATCATCTTGTGGGCCTCGACGAGAGGGACCCCAACTGTGCTCCAGCACTTCTCTGGCCGCCTGCGTTCCCTGGACAATGGTATCAAGCGGCTAGAGCTGCTGCTGAGCGCCGGGGATTCTGGAACCTTTTTCTGCAAAGGACGCCACGAGAATGAGAGCCGCACAGTGCTTCAAGTGTTAGGGGACAAGGCAGGTTGCCGGCCTGCAGGATCTACCCACG GGTCCGAGTATCCCAAGATCCTGATTCCGCTCCTGGGCGTTGGGCTTGTGTTGGGACTGGGAGTCGCGGGCTTGGTCTGGCGGCGGCGCAG ACGCTCGcctccgcccccacccccgcccccgcctaGACCACTACCCACATTTG CTCCAGTCATAAATGCTGAGCCACAGAGGCCTTTAGAACAGGAGTCCAAGATCTCAGGCCTGGATTACCTGGACCAGGAACCG AGCCTGCACTATGCTGATCTGGACCACTCTGTCCTCGGGAGGCACCGCCGGATGTCCACAGTGGTTTCTGGTGATGCCTCCACTGTCTATGCGGTTGTAGTATAA
- the Mpig6b gene encoding megakaryocyte and platelet inhibitory receptor G6b isoform X2 yields the protein MALVLPLLPLLLSKVQGNPEVSLEGSPGDRVNLSCIGVSDPTRWAWAPSFPACKGLSKRRRPIILWASTRGTPTVLQHFSGRLRSLDNGIKRLELLLSAGDSGTFFCKGRHENESRTVLQVLGDKAGCRPAGSTHGSEYPKILIPLLGVGLVLGLGVAGLVWRRRSSVPPSHIAPVINAEPQRPLEQESKISGLDYLDQEPSLHYADLDHSVLGRHRRMSTVVSGDASTVYAVVV from the exons ATGGCCTTGGTTCTGCCGCTGCTGCCTTTGTTGCTCTCAAAGGTCCAAGGGAATCCCGAGG tttctttggAGGGCAGCCCTGGGGACCGGGTGAATCTCTCCTGCATAGGGGTCTCCGACCCCACCCGCTGGGCTTGGGCGCCTAGTTTCCCAGCATGCAAGGGCTTGTCCAAACGGCGCCGTCCTATCATCTTGTGGGCCTCGACGAGAGGGACCCCAACTGTGCTCCAGCACTTCTCTGGCCGCCTGCGTTCCCTGGACAATGGTATCAAGCGGCTAGAGCTGCTGCTGAGCGCCGGGGATTCTGGAACCTTTTTCTGCAAAGGACGCCACGAGAATGAGAGCCGCACAGTGCTTCAAGTGTTAGGGGACAAGGCAGGTTGCCGGCCTGCAGGATCTACCCACG GGTCCGAGTATCCCAAGATCCTGATTCCGCTCCTGGGCGTTGGGCTTGTGTTGGGACTGGGAGTCGCGGGCTTGGTCTGGCGGCGGCGCAG ttctgtccctccctcccacataGCTCCAGTCATAAATGCTGAGCCACAGAGGCCTTTAGAACAGGAGTCCAAGATCTCAGGCCTGGATTACCTGGACCAGGAACCG AGCCTGCACTATGCTGATCTGGACCACTCTGTCCTCGGGAGGCACCGCCGGATGTCCACAGTGGTTTCTGGTGATGCCTCCACTGTCTATGCGGTTGTAGTATAA
- the Mpig6b gene encoding megakaryocyte and platelet inhibitory receptor G6b isoform X5, with translation MALVLPLLPLLLSKVQGNPEVSLEGSPGDRVNLSCIGVSDPTRWAWAPSFPACKGLSKRRRPIILWASTRGTPTVLQHFSGRLRSLDNGIKRLELLLSAGDSGTFFCKGRHENESRTVLQVLGDKAGCRPAGSTHAPVINAEPQRPLEQESKISGLDYLDQEPSLHYADLDHSVLGRHRRMSTVVSGDASTVYAVVV, from the exons ATGGCCTTGGTTCTGCCGCTGCTGCCTTTGTTGCTCTCAAAGGTCCAAGGGAATCCCGAGG tttctttggAGGGCAGCCCTGGGGACCGGGTGAATCTCTCCTGCATAGGGGTCTCCGACCCCACCCGCTGGGCTTGGGCGCCTAGTTTCCCAGCATGCAAGGGCTTGTCCAAACGGCGCCGTCCTATCATCTTGTGGGCCTCGACGAGAGGGACCCCAACTGTGCTCCAGCACTTCTCTGGCCGCCTGCGTTCCCTGGACAATGGTATCAAGCGGCTAGAGCTGCTGCTGAGCGCCGGGGATTCTGGAACCTTTTTCTGCAAAGGACGCCACGAGAATGAGAGCCGCACAGTGCTTCAAGTGTTAGGGGACAAGGCAGGTTGCCGGCCTGCAGGATCTACCCACG CTCCAGTCATAAATGCTGAGCCACAGAGGCCTTTAGAACAGGAGTCCAAGATCTCAGGCCTGGATTACCTGGACCAGGAACCG AGCCTGCACTATGCTGATCTGGACCACTCTGTCCTCGGGAGGCACCGCCGGATGTCCACAGTGGTTTCTGGTGATGCCTCCACTGTCTATGCGGTTGTAGTATAA
- the Mpig6b gene encoding megakaryocyte and platelet inhibitory receptor G6b isoform X4, with the protein MALVLPLLPLLLSKVQGNPEVSLEGSPGDRVNLSCIGVSDPTRWAWAPSFPACKGLSKRRRPIILWASTRGTPTVLQHFSGRLRSLDNGIKRLELLLSAGDSGTFFCKGRHENESRTVLQVLGDKAGCRPAGSTHGSEYPKILIPLLGVGLVLGLGVAGLVWRRRRACTMLIWTTLSSGGTAGCPQWFLVMPPLSMRL; encoded by the exons ATGGCCTTGGTTCTGCCGCTGCTGCCTTTGTTGCTCTCAAAGGTCCAAGGGAATCCCGAGG tttctttggAGGGCAGCCCTGGGGACCGGGTGAATCTCTCCTGCATAGGGGTCTCCGACCCCACCCGCTGGGCTTGGGCGCCTAGTTTCCCAGCATGCAAGGGCTTGTCCAAACGGCGCCGTCCTATCATCTTGTGGGCCTCGACGAGAGGGACCCCAACTGTGCTCCAGCACTTCTCTGGCCGCCTGCGTTCCCTGGACAATGGTATCAAGCGGCTAGAGCTGCTGCTGAGCGCCGGGGATTCTGGAACCTTTTTCTGCAAAGGACGCCACGAGAATGAGAGCCGCACAGTGCTTCAAGTGTTAGGGGACAAGGCAGGTTGCCGGCCTGCAGGATCTACCCACG GGTCCGAGTATCCCAAGATCCTGATTCCGCTCCTGGGCGTTGGGCTTGTGTTGGGACTGGGAGTCGCGGGCTTGGTCTGGCGGCGGCGCAG AGCCTGCACTATGCTGATCTGGACCACTCTGTCCTCGGGAGGCACCGCCGGATGTCCACAGTGGTTTCTGGTGATGCCTCCACTGTCTATGCGGTTGTAG
- the Ly6g6c gene encoding lymphocyte antigen 6 complex locus protein G6c, with the protein MKHLLLLTLSALLYCWVSADTRCHSCYKVPVLGCVDRQSCRLEPGHKCLTTNVYLGKMWVFSNLRCGTPEEPCREVFNETNHKLGLNYNTTCCDKDNCNSPAPRPTPALALISLTSLAGLGLWLLH; encoded by the exons ATGAAACACCTCCTGCTGCTCACCCTGTCTGCCCTACTCTACTGCTGGGTCTCAG CTGATACTCGATGTCACTCCTGCTACAAAGTCCCTGTGCTGGGCTGTGTGGATCGCCAATCCTGCCGCCTGGAGCCAGGCCACAAATGCCTGACGACAAACGTGTACCTTG GGAAGATGTGGGTTTTCTCTAACCTGCGCTGCGGCACACCAGAAGAGCCTTGTCGGGAGGTCTTCAATGAAACCAACCATAAGCTGGGCCTGAACTACAACACCACCTGCTGTGACAAGGATAACTGTAACAGCCCAGCTCCACGGCCCACACCCGCACTGGCCCTCATCTCCCTCACCTCCTTGGCTGGCCTCGGCCTCTGGTTATTGCATTGA